From the genome of Vibrio spartinae:
TTCATTGAAATGTATTTTTAGTTTCATATTAAAAAGTAAAACTAGACCGTGAAATAGTTGATAATTTTAGTAGTGAGTCATCAATTTTGATGCATTGATTATTCACGAACGAAATCTCACATAATCATGGAAAACAACGTCAAGTGGATCAGAAATGAAAGTCAAAACCTCATTATCATGCCTGTCGATTGCCATCGGAGGCATTCTTTCGCTCTCGGCACATGCCGATATTCTCCTTTCACAATATGTGGAAGGGTCCGGATACAATAAAGCCATCGAAATAGCCAATACCGGAGATGAAGCACGCACTCTGGACGGCTATACCCTGGCTAAGTCAACCAACGGGAATGGCGAGTGGCGTAATAAACTCCCCCTCGACGGGCGGAACATTCCGGCTCACGGGGTGCTCGTCATTGCCAATAGTCAGGCCGGCAGTGACATTCTGGCAGTCAGCCAAGAGACCAATACCACCGTCCTGAATTTTAACGGTAATGACCCGGTAGCCTTACTCCGTAACGGCTCAGTCCACGATATGATCGGCACCATGGGGGGCAGCTATTTTGCCAAAGACGTCACACTGGTGCGTCAATCCAATCATTTAACCCCCTCACCGACCTATGTCGAATCACAATGGACCAATGCCGAAAAAGACAATATCGACGGACTCGGTGCCATCGACAGCCCAGTCTCAACCTTTACTTGTGAAGGCGAGTCCTTTATCTCTATTCAACAAATTCAGGGAGAAGGCAGCCGCTCACCACTGCTCAGTGGCTCAAGTAACACGACCGATCAACAATATACCGTTCGGGGTGTCGTCAGCGCCGTTACAACAGGGCTCACCAAAGGCTTCTATCTGCAAGCGCTGGAAAACGACTACAATAGCAATACCTCGGAAGGTCTCTTTATCTACACTGGTCAGTCAGCCGCTGCTCTCAAACCCGGTGATGTGGTCTGCGCGAAAGGGCAAGTCAAAGAGTATTATGATTTGACCGAACTCTCTGCGGATAACCAGCAGTGGGTTAAACAGGGAGAGCAACAACCGCCACAAGCAACCGATATTGTCTTCGCCGCAGGGGATGATAACTTTACTCAAACGCTGGAACGCTATGAAGGGATGCTGGTCAATCTGCCAGCCACGCTGGACATGCGTGTAACTCGCACATTCAGTTTCGACTATGATGCCAGACGCAACAATATGGTGCTCGCTCAAGGGCGTTTAAATGTCCAGCCCAACCAAAACTTTGCGGCAGGTTCACAGCAAGCCAAGCAGCAAAGTCTGGAAAATGCACAGCATCGCCTGTTTATTGAATCAGACCAAGTTGCTGATGATGGCGAAATCCCTTACTACCCCCAGTTTGGCCGGAGCGACATTGATCAAGACGGCTCTACCGAAGATTATATCCGCATCAATGATACCCTCAGCGGTGCTCAAGGTGTGCTCACGTACAGTTATGGTGAATACCGTTTGGTCATGACCAATACGCTGACTCAGGATAACTTCGTTCACAACTCGCCACGCCGCGCTTCACCACAATTGAAAGACGGTGGAGACCTGCGGATTGCCACGTTCAATGTGCTGAATTATTTCAATTCTCCATTTGGCGGTGATGCGAACCCTTATGGCAGTAACCGCGGTGCTAAAAGTGCCGGTGAATTTGAGATCCAGCAAGAGAAAATCGTACGCGCTATCTTACAGCTCGATGCCGATATTGTCGGTCTGATGGAAATTGAAAATAACGGTTTCGGCGATGGCGGTGCCATTCATCAATTGGTTGAGCAACTCAATCAGCAGATAGACAAACCGGAAAATCGCTACCATTATGTGGCAATAGACAGCAATCAGGACGGCACCATCGACTCACAGGATACCGTCGGCACCGATGCGATTACCACTGGCCTGATTTACCGCAATCAACATGTCTCTTTAACCACACCACGTATCATCCATATGCCATCGCAACAAGCTCCGGCTGTGTATGACAAAGACGGCAATATGATTGAAGACGGCAAAAACTACCAGCGAGATACCCTCGCCCCGACGTTTAAAGTCAGTCACAGCAAAGGCCTCGAGCAAGCACTCACCATTGCCGTGAACCACTTTAAATCCAAAGGCTCGACCTGTTGGGAAGATGTTGCTGCAATTGAAAATGGCGGACAAGGTCAGCAAGACCCGGATTTCCAAGGCTCATGTGAAAACTTCCGCGTTGCTGCTGCCGTGGCACTGGGAGACGCATTGAAAACCATCGGGGGTCATCAGATCATTCTCGGAGACCTCAACGCCTACGGCAAAGAAGATCCATTGCTGGTGTTGACCGATTACACCCCTGAGAAATATGGCAAAACCATCCACGCCGCCAGAAATACCTTTATTAATGGCAAACCGCAGTTTGGCGATCAAGGCGCTGACATCACCCATGGCTACGGTTACATCAGTGCGGTGAGTCTGATCCATCCTGATAACTGGAGTTATTCGTACAACGATGAAGTGGGCTCTTTAGACCATATTTTGATTAGTCCAAGTCTCAAAATGCACGTGATTGATGCCACCGACTGGCATATCAATGCGGCTGAGTCTTCTTTGTTTGACTACAACAACAAATATAAAGGCGATCTCCCCAAATACCGTGACCAATACCGGGCATCAGACCATGATCCTGCGGTACTGGAACTGAAAATGGGCGGCTCGATCAACGGTGTGTTACTGGTTTCGCTGTTCGGGCTACTCGTCATCCGACGTCGCGCATAATCAACCCTCACCTTCAATCAGGGGACACTCGTCCCCTGTTATTGTTTTGAGACTGGCATCTGCCTGATCCTGAACGCGTCAAACCGCTGCATGAGCACTTTTCCTATTTCCCCCCGCCTCCGGGCACCGAAATATGACGCACAATTGCGTTTGCCAATTTCAGCGGCATGGGTGTCCTGCCCGGAAAAGCTTAATCA
Proteins encoded in this window:
- a CDS encoding ExeM/NucH family extracellular endonuclease, whose translation is MKVKTSLSCLSIAIGGILSLSAHADILLSQYVEGSGYNKAIEIANTGDEARTLDGYTLAKSTNGNGEWRNKLPLDGRNIPAHGVLVIANSQAGSDILAVSQETNTTVLNFNGNDPVALLRNGSVHDMIGTMGGSYFAKDVTLVRQSNHLTPSPTYVESQWTNAEKDNIDGLGAIDSPVSTFTCEGESFISIQQIQGEGSRSPLLSGSSNTTDQQYTVRGVVSAVTTGLTKGFYLQALENDYNSNTSEGLFIYTGQSAAALKPGDVVCAKGQVKEYYDLTELSADNQQWVKQGEQQPPQATDIVFAAGDDNFTQTLERYEGMLVNLPATLDMRVTRTFSFDYDARRNNMVLAQGRLNVQPNQNFAAGSQQAKQQSLENAQHRLFIESDQVADDGEIPYYPQFGRSDIDQDGSTEDYIRINDTLSGAQGVLTYSYGEYRLVMTNTLTQDNFVHNSPRRASPQLKDGGDLRIATFNVLNYFNSPFGGDANPYGSNRGAKSAGEFEIQQEKIVRAILQLDADIVGLMEIENNGFGDGGAIHQLVEQLNQQIDKPENRYHYVAIDSNQDGTIDSQDTVGTDAITTGLIYRNQHVSLTTPRIIHMPSQQAPAVYDKDGNMIEDGKNYQRDTLAPTFKVSHSKGLEQALTIAVNHFKSKGSTCWEDVAAIENGGQGQQDPDFQGSCENFRVAAAVALGDALKTIGGHQIILGDLNAYGKEDPLLVLTDYTPEKYGKTIHAARNTFINGKPQFGDQGADITHGYGYISAVSLIHPDNWSYSYNDEVGSLDHILISPSLKMHVIDATDWHINAAESSLFDYNNKYKGDLPKYRDQYRASDHDPAVLELKMGGSINGVLLVSLFGLLVIRRRA